In Halococcus hamelinensis 100A6, a single genomic region encodes these proteins:
- the hisA gene encoding 1-(5-phosphoribosyl)-5-[(5-phosphoribosylamino)methylideneamino]imidazole-4-carboxamide isomerase, with translation MFETFEVVPAVDIEGGQVVQLVGGERGSESAYGDPVEAAERWVAAGARTLHLVDLDGAFDGERRNATAIERVVETVDIPVQLGGGIRTAADARSLLDAGVDRVILGTAAVENPEVVAAISDTHPGSVVVSLDASDGEVVVSGWTEGTGIDPVEAAAGYEERGAAGILFTDVDVEGRLAGVRADRVSRLAEAVSIPVVASGGVETLDDVRTLRDAGASAAVVGTALYEGRFTLGDAITALAED, from the coding sequence ATGTTCGAGACGTTCGAGGTCGTTCCCGCGGTCGACATCGAAGGCGGGCAGGTGGTCCAGCTCGTCGGCGGCGAGCGCGGTAGCGAGAGCGCCTACGGCGACCCGGTCGAGGCGGCCGAACGCTGGGTCGCGGCGGGGGCGCGTACCCTCCACCTCGTCGACCTCGACGGGGCGTTCGACGGCGAGCGGCGCAACGCGACCGCGATCGAGCGGGTCGTCGAGACCGTCGATATCCCTGTTCAGCTCGGCGGCGGCATCCGAACCGCGGCCGACGCCCGCTCCCTCCTCGATGCCGGCGTCGACCGGGTAATCCTGGGCACGGCCGCGGTCGAGAACCCCGAGGTCGTCGCGGCGATCAGCGACACCCACCCCGGGAGCGTGGTCGTGAGCCTCGACGCCAGCGACGGCGAGGTCGTGGTCTCGGGTTGGACGGAGGGCACAGGAATAGATCCCGTCGAAGCCGCAGCGGGCTACGAGGAGCGCGGCGCGGCCGGAATCTTGTTCACCGACGTCGACGTCGAGGGGCGGCTCGCGGGCGTCCGCGCCGACCGCGTGAGCCGGCTCGCCGAGGCGGTCTCGATCCCGGTGGTCGCGAGTGGGGGGGTCGAGACCCTCGACGACGTCCGGACCCTCCGCGACGCCGGCGCGAGCGCGGCCGTCGTCGGCACCGCGCTCTACGAGGGCCGGTTCACGCTCGGGGACGCCATCACGGCGCTCGCCGAGGACTGA
- the fer gene encoding ferredoxin Fer: MPTVEYVNYEVVDDQGWNVEDDDLFEKAADAGLDEEDYGEIDVNESEYILEAAEAQGYDWPFSCRAGACANCASILKEGEIDMDMQQILSDEEVEDRNVRLTCIGSPAADEVKIVYNAKHLDYLQNRVI, encoded by the coding sequence ATGCCTACCGTAGAATACGTCAACTACGAAGTGGTCGACGACCAGGGCTGGAACGTTGAAGACGACGACCTCTTCGAGAAGGCCGCGGACGCCGGACTCGACGAGGAGGATTACGGCGAGATCGACGTCAACGAGTCCGAGTACATCCTCGAAGCCGCAGAAGCACAGGGCTACGACTGGCCCTTCTCGTGCCGGGCGGGCGCGTGTGCGAACTGCGCGTCGATCCTCAAAGAGGGCGAGATCGACATGGACATGCAGCAGATCCTCTCGGACGAGGAAGTCGAGGACCGCAACGTCCGCCTGACCTGCATCGGGTCGCCGGCGGCCGACGAGGTCAAGATCGTCTACAACGCGAAACACCTCGACTACCTCCAGAACCGCGTCATATAG
- a CDS encoding aldo/keto reductase, producing the protein MRHRKLGGSDVEVSEVGFGAWTVGTDWWGDRSERESIEMLRHAADRGITFFDTGDVYGHGRSEELVGQAFADRRDEVAIATKVGYDFYNNPQAGHGELPKVITPEYIHEAVEESLDRLGTDHVELLQLHNANVDEVNSDILEALDELKEEGKVEALGWALGPSIGWLAEGDAAIENEFDAVQVVFNLFEQVPGKHFIETIEDLDAETSLVPRVPHSSGILNEQVTPETELDAGDHRGFRPDEWYDTGWEKVEQLRFLERDGQRTMGQATIQWLLAHDAVASVTPTFRTAADIDEWAAAPETPRLSDEEFERVAELHEDGYGITRDDGMHGFRSSVDGADLDAVGAKYAGD; encoded by the coding sequence ATGCGACACCGGAAACTCGGGGGCTCGGACGTCGAGGTCAGCGAGGTCGGTTTCGGCGCGTGGACCGTCGGCACCGACTGGTGGGGCGACCGGAGCGAGCGCGAGAGCATCGAGATGCTCCGTCACGCCGCCGACCGGGGGATCACCTTCTTCGACACCGGCGACGTCTACGGCCACGGCCGGAGCGAGGAGCTCGTCGGCCAGGCGTTCGCCGACCGCCGCGACGAGGTCGCCATCGCCACCAAGGTCGGCTACGACTTCTACAACAACCCACAGGCCGGCCACGGCGAACTCCCGAAGGTCATCACGCCCGAGTACATCCACGAGGCGGTCGAGGAGAGCCTCGATAGGTTGGGCACCGACCACGTCGAACTCCTCCAGCTCCACAACGCGAACGTCGACGAGGTGAACAGTGATATTCTCGAAGCCCTCGACGAACTCAAGGAGGAGGGCAAGGTCGAGGCGCTCGGCTGGGCGCTCGGCCCCTCGATCGGCTGGCTCGCGGAGGGCGACGCCGCGATCGAGAACGAGTTCGACGCCGTCCAGGTGGTGTTCAACCTCTTCGAGCAGGTGCCGGGCAAGCACTTCATCGAGACCATCGAGGACCTCGACGCCGAGACCAGCCTGGTCCCGCGCGTGCCCCACTCCTCGGGGATCCTCAACGAGCAGGTCACCCCCGAGACCGAACTCGACGCCGGCGACCACCGGGGCTTCCGGCCCGACGAGTGGTACGACACCGGCTGGGAGAAGGTGGAGCAGCTCCGATTCCTCGAACGCGATGGCCAGCGCACGATGGGCCAGGCCACGATCCAGTGGCTCCTCGCCCACGACGCGGTCGCCTCGGTGACGCCGACCTTCCGCACCGCCGCCGACATCGACGAGTGGGCCGCCGCGCCGGAGACCCCCCGACTCTCGGACGAGGAGTTCGAGCGCGTCGCCGAACTCCACGAGGACGGCTACGGCATCACCCGCGACGACGGAATGCACGGCTTCCGGTCGTCGGTCGATGGAGCCGATCTCGACGCCGTCGGCGCGAAGTACGCTGGCGACTGA
- the hemL gene encoding glutamate-1-semialdehyde 2,1-aminomutase, translated as MNRERSRDLYDRALSVLAGGVNSSVRATQPYPAFAERGDGAHLIDADGNRYIDYVMGYGPLLLGHDLPESVRAAVQSHMSAGPMYGAPTEVEVELAEFVARHVPSVEMLRFVNSGTEATVSAVRLARGYTGRDKVVVMQGGYHGAQESTLVEGSPDAPRPSSPGIPQSFAAETIPVPFNDTETLESVFEAHEGEIAAVLTEPLLGNTASVLPVEGYHERLRELCDDHGALLVFDEVMTGFRVGGLQCAQGKFDVEPDLTTFAKIIGGGLPAGAVGGPAEIVESFTPAGDVFQSGTFSGHPMAMAAGLETLRYAAENDVYDHVNRLGEKLRSGITDIVDERAPGYTVLGTESMFKLVFTRGGSEGVGDSCRAGCRQEPDCARFERCPKTGADVANAETERWDRLFRPAMRDRGVLLTANQMESQFVSDAHTEEDVEETLEAYKAYFE; from the coding sequence ATGAATCGCGAGCGCTCGCGCGACCTCTACGACCGCGCCCTCTCCGTCCTCGCGGGCGGCGTGAACTCCTCGGTGCGTGCGACCCAGCCCTACCCCGCGTTCGCCGAGCGCGGCGACGGAGCCCACCTCATCGACGCCGACGGCAACCGCTACATCGACTACGTGATGGGCTACGGCCCGCTCCTCCTCGGCCACGACCTCCCGGAGTCGGTGCGCGCCGCAGTCCAATCCCACATGAGCGCGGGGCCGATGTACGGTGCGCCAACTGAGGTCGAGGTCGAACTCGCGGAGTTCGTCGCCCGCCACGTGCCGAGCGTGGAGATGCTGCGGTTCGTGAACTCGGGCACCGAGGCCACCGTGTCGGCGGTCCGGCTCGCGCGGGGCTACACCGGCCGTGACAAGGTCGTCGTGATGCAAGGGGGCTACCACGGGGCCCAGGAGTCGACGCTGGTCGAGGGCTCGCCGGACGCGCCACGGCCCTCCTCGCCGGGGATACCGCAGTCCTTCGCGGCCGAGACCATCCCGGTGCCGTTCAACGACACCGAGACCCTCGAAAGCGTCTTCGAGGCCCACGAGGGGGAGATCGCGGCGGTGCTCACCGAACCCCTGCTCGGGAACACCGCGAGCGTGCTGCCGGTCGAGGGCTATCACGAGCGCCTTCGGGAGTTGTGCGACGACCACGGCGCGCTGCTCGTGTTCGACGAGGTGATGACGGGCTTTCGAGTCGGCGGACTGCAGTGCGCCCAGGGGAAGTTCGACGTCGAACCCGACCTCACCACGTTCGCGAAGATCATCGGCGGCGGGCTTCCGGCGGGTGCGGTCGGCGGCCCGGCCGAGATCGTCGAGTCGTTCACGCCGGCGGGGGACGTCTTCCAGTCCGGGACGTTCTCGGGGCACCCGATGGCGATGGCGGCGGGGCTCGAAACCCTGCGCTACGCCGCCGAGAACGACGTCTACGACCACGTGAACCGATTGGGCGAGAAGCTGCGATCGGGTATCACCGACATCGTCGACGAGCGCGCGCCGGGCTACACCGTCCTCGGAACCGAGAGCATGTTCAAGCTCGTCTTCACCCGCGGCGGGTCGGAGGGCGTCGGCGACTCCTGTCGGGCGGGCTGTCGGCAGGAGCCCGACTGCGCGCGGTTCGAGCGGTGTCCCAAGACCGGCGCGGACGTCGCGAACGCCGAGACCGAGCGCTGGGACCGGCTGTTCAGGCCTGCAATGCGGGATCGGGGAGTCCTGTTGACCGCGAACCAGATGGAGTCCCAGTTCGTGAGCGACGCCCACACCGAGGAGGACGTCGAGGAGACCCTCGAAGCCTACAAGGCCTACTTCGAGTGA
- a CDS encoding ammonium transporter — protein MTDVLLQSGLDVGVLADGVNNVWVLTVTFLIFFMHAGFAMLEAGQVRAKNVANQLTKNMLTWSIGVVAFFLVGAAVSTVVAGLTGGGGVDIGGAFGSVIAPADPTAWVGWLFSAVFAMTAATIVSGAVAGRCKLRAYVTYTFLLAAVIYPVVTGVTWGGGFLADFMGVGFHDFAGGMIVHGMGGVAGLTAAWVIGPRIDRYNDDGSANVIPGHSMTFAVLGTLILCFGWYGFNVGTAATVFTAENDTLALGAFASTVGRVALTTTLAMGTGALGAAGVSLLKSEKVDTLFVANGMLAGLVVITSVTDAVTWWGAMVLGLLAGGQLPIVFSFVEKRLKIDDVCAVYPVHGSAGAMGAVLFPFFAVGGFSVTQLIVQVVGVTVIGGWTILATAAVFYAFKAAGQARVTPEHERNGLDSSEHGVDTYPEFGFGDSGGPVADGGMVRSIDDETIRTDGGEPNDGELKMITAVVRPEKLNAVKSALSEAGAPSLTVTNVSGRGSQPVTKGQWRGEEYTVDLHQKVKIECVVAEIPAEDVVDAIVERASTGEPGDGKVFVTPVEDAAQIRTGTHGPDAV, from the coding sequence ATGACCGACGTGCTGCTCCAGTCCGGGCTCGACGTCGGGGTGCTCGCCGACGGGGTGAACAACGTCTGGGTGTTGACGGTGACCTTCCTGATCTTCTTCATGCACGCGGGCTTCGCGATGTTGGAGGCCGGTCAGGTCAGGGCGAAGAACGTCGCCAACCAGCTCACGAAGAACATGCTGACGTGGTCGATCGGCGTCGTGGCCTTCTTCCTCGTCGGCGCGGCGGTCTCGACGGTCGTGGCCGGGCTGACGGGCGGCGGCGGGGTCGATATCGGCGGGGCGTTCGGTAGCGTCATCGCGCCCGCGGACCCCACCGCGTGGGTCGGCTGGCTGTTCAGCGCGGTGTTCGCGATGACCGCCGCCACGATCGTCTCGGGTGCGGTCGCGGGGCGGTGTAAGCTCCGGGCCTACGTCACCTACACCTTCCTGCTCGCTGCGGTCATCTACCCCGTCGTGACGGGCGTCACCTGGGGCGGCGGCTTCCTCGCCGACTTCATGGGCGTCGGTTTCCACGACTTCGCGGGCGGCATGATCGTCCACGGCATGGGTGGGGTCGCCGGTCTCACCGCGGCGTGGGTCATCGGTCCCCGGATCGACCGCTACAACGACGACGGCAGCGCGAACGTGATCCCCGGTCACTCGATGACGTTCGCGGTGCTCGGCACCCTCATCCTCTGTTTCGGCTGGTACGGCTTCAACGTCGGCACGGCGGCGACGGTGTTCACCGCCGAGAACGACACGCTCGCGCTCGGCGCGTTCGCGAGCACCGTCGGTCGGGTCGCGCTCACGACCACGCTCGCGATGGGGACCGGCGCGCTCGGTGCCGCCGGCGTCTCGTTGCTCAAGAGCGAGAAGGTCGACACCCTCTTCGTCGCCAACGGGATGCTCGCGGGCCTCGTGGTCATCACCAGCGTCACGGACGCCGTGACGTGGTGGGGCGCGATGGTCCTCGGGCTGCTCGCGGGCGGTCAGCTCCCGATCGTCTTCTCGTTCGTCGAAAAACGCCTCAAGATCGACGACGTCTGTGCGGTCTACCCGGTCCACGGCTCGGCCGGCGCGATGGGCGCGGTTCTCTTCCCGTTCTTCGCGGTGGGCGGTTTCTCCGTCACGCAGCTCATCGTCCAGGTCGTCGGCGTCACCGTCATCGGCGGCTGGACGATCCTCGCGACCGCGGCGGTCTTCTACGCGTTCAAGGCGGCCGGCCAGGCACGCGTCACCCCCGAACACGAACGCAACGGACTCGATAGCTCCGAACACGGCGTCGACACCTACCCCGAGTTCGGCTTCGGCGACTCGGGCGGTCCCGTCGCCGACGGTGGGATGGTCCGCTCGATCGACGACGAGACGATCCGGACCGACGGAGGCGAACCCAACGACGGGGAGCTCAAGATGATCACCGCCGTCGTCCGCCCGGAGAAGCTCAACGCAGTCAAGAGCGCGCTCTCGGAAGCCGGCGCGCCCTCGCTCACGGTGACGAACGTCTCCGGCCGGGGCAGCCAGCCGGTCACGAAGGGCCAGTGGCGCGGCGAGGAGTACACCGTGGACCTCCACCAGAAGGTCAAGATCGAGTGTGTGGTCGCCGAGATCCCCGCCGAGGACGTGGTCGACGCCATCGTCGAGCGGGCTTCGACCGGTGAACCCGGCGACGGCAAGGTGTTCGTCACGCCCGTCGAGGACGCCGCCCAGATCCGGACCGGCACGCACGGGCCAGACGCGGTCTAA
- the hemB gene encoding porphobilinogen synthase, protein MDLTHRPRRLRRDGLRGLVRETDLRPTDLIAPVFVDATTDERVPIESMPGHERVPVSQAAERVAEVEATGVESVMVFGIPESKDERGTRAWADDGVVQRALRAITDETDVFAITDVCLCEYTQHGHCGVLTDEAYERWEGTATDGGTTMGDGRPDLTVDNDATLDLLGKVAESHAAAGADMVAPSSATDGMVGAIRGALDGAGYEAVPVMSYAAKYESAFYGPFRDAADGAPAFGDRRHYQMDPANAREALREVDLDVEEGADVLMVKPALPYLDVVRQVRDHTDYPVAAYNVSGEYAMLHAAAEKGWLDLDEVALESLLSIKRAGADLILTYFAERVAERL, encoded by the coding sequence ATGGACCTCACCCATCGCCCGCGGCGGCTTCGTCGGGACGGCCTCCGCGGCCTCGTTCGCGAGACCGACCTCCGACCGACCGACCTCATCGCGCCGGTGTTCGTCGATGCGACGACCGACGAGCGGGTCCCGATCGAGTCGATGCCGGGTCACGAGCGCGTCCCCGTGAGCCAGGCCGCCGAACGCGTCGCCGAGGTCGAGGCGACCGGCGTCGAGAGCGTGATGGTCTTCGGCATCCCCGAATCGAAGGACGAACGCGGCACCCGGGCCTGGGCCGACGACGGCGTGGTCCAGCGCGCGCTCCGGGCGATCACGGACGAGACCGACGTCTTCGCGATCACCGATGTCTGTCTCTGTGAGTACACCCAGCACGGTCACTGCGGGGTGCTCACCGACGAGGCGTACGAGCGGTGGGAGGGAACCGCCACCGACGGCGGGACGACGATGGGTGACGGGCGGCCCGACCTCACCGTCGACAACGACGCGACCCTCGACCTCCTGGGGAAGGTCGCCGAGAGCCACGCCGCGGCGGGCGCGGACATGGTCGCGCCGAGCAGCGCGACCGACGGCATGGTGGGTGCCATTCGGGGGGCGCTCGACGGTGCGGGCTACGAGGCCGTCCCGGTCATGTCCTACGCCGCGAAGTACGAGAGCGCGTTCTACGGTCCCTTCCGCGACGCCGCGGACGGTGCCCCCGCCTTCGGCGACCGCCGGCACTACCAGATGGACCCCGCGAACGCGCGCGAGGCGCTCCGGGAGGTCGACCTCGACGTCGAGGAGGGCGCGGACGTGCTGATGGTCAAACCCGCGCTGCCCTACCTCGACGTCGTGCGGCAGGTCCGCGACCACACCGACTACCCGGTGGCGGCCTACAACGTCTCCGGCGAGTACGCGATGCTCCACGCCGCCGCCGAGAAGGGCTGGCTCGACCTCGACGAGGTAGCGCTCGAATCGCTGTTGTCGATCAAACGCGCCGGCGCGGACCTGATCCTCACCTACTTCGCCGAGCGCGTCGCCGAACGGCTCTGA
- a CDS encoding DedA family protein produces the protein MLGPALQIAEMPQLLRDLLDSEYAFVALLCVFVLEGAMLMYFMPSEAIVPISIGLLGGTVPEIAAIIGVAVVGATIGQTALFTLAKRGGREWLLEKRWFRVSDERLATFDGWFDRWGPLVVPVSNSLLFTRGMLTVPAGFAEMRTRQFVVLSAVGTLVFESALAALSLGVIEWLL, from the coding sequence ATGCTCGGGCCGGCCCTCCAGATAGCCGAGATGCCGCAACTCCTGCGGGATCTCCTCGATTCGGAGTACGCGTTCGTGGCACTCCTCTGCGTGTTCGTGCTCGAAGGCGCGATGTTGATGTACTTCATGCCGAGCGAGGCGATCGTGCCGATCTCGATCGGGCTGCTGGGGGGGACCGTCCCCGAGATCGCCGCCATCATCGGGGTCGCCGTGGTGGGGGCGACGATCGGACAGACCGCGCTGTTCACGCTCGCGAAGCGCGGCGGCCGGGAGTGGCTCCTCGAGAAGCGGTGGTTCCGGGTGAGCGACGAACGCCTCGCGACCTTCGACGGGTGGTTCGACCGCTGGGGCCCCCTCGTCGTCCCGGTGAGCAACTCCCTGCTGTTCACGCGCGGGATGCTCACCGTCCCCGCGGGCTTCGCCGAGATGCGAACCCGGCAGTTCGTGGTGCTCTCGGCGGTCGGCACCCTCGTCTTCGAGAGCGCGCTCGCGGCGCTCTCGCTCGGCGTCATCGAGTGGCTGCTCTGA
- a CDS encoding (Fe-S)-binding protein: MILPLQAGTVTRETFWLVGPVGKAVFYFLAALAVVLFLYGVYDRFARYARGPDDAFERLDDLPGRVASAASTVLSNRNQFDRDLYGGLMHTFIMWGFLTLLIGTTILGIDMDGYRLVTGLLGEEQSFFVGDFYLSYSLIMDALGFLFVVGLGMAIYRRHVVRTDRLWGRHTSLEDGGFVWVLFFLGVGGYLLEGLRILATGFPSFETVSFVGWFVADALRAAGVSQSLATALYPAAWWSHSLLALGFVAWVPYAKPFHMISSFANVVTRDEKAGVRLPGVPADAAPDEIGFTEVEDMSWRQRLDHDACTKCGRCSSVCPAKAAGRPLDPRNVILDLKNYRESVDAGGETKDIVADGGTSVIDSRTMESCMSCMACMDACPVDIEHVPQFTEMNRRLTEMGEMDDNVQETMMDVFQQGNSFGDPERKRPDWVEALDFEVPDARDQEVEYLWYVGDYPSYDERNRRVARSLATILEHSGVSYGILYEDEQNDGNDVRRVGEEGLYEMLAEDNAAAFEACEFEKLVCTDPHSYNTFENEYPELDGVEWNAEGEIDVHHYTQVVQELAETGRIDLSGTELDYTVTYHDPCHLGRMNDEFEAPRDLIRRTGCTLDEMPRNRANSFCCGGGGGGLWMDFDEEPKPSEERLREALEDTDAGSGVEKFVVACPMCMTMYEDGRKTGNFEEEIEVVGLSELLAEAIEAGGRTGPNSGTGTDSTAGTAPADD, from the coding sequence ATGATACTTCCACTCCAGGCCGGAACCGTCACCCGGGAGACGTTCTGGCTGGTGGGCCCGGTGGGGAAGGCGGTGTTTTACTTCCTCGCGGCGCTCGCGGTCGTGCTCTTCCTCTATGGGGTCTACGACCGGTTCGCGCGCTACGCCCGGGGGCCCGACGACGCGTTCGAGCGGCTCGACGACCTCCCCGGCCGGGTGGCGAGCGCCGCGAGTACGGTGCTCTCGAACCGCAACCAGTTCGACCGCGACCTCTACGGCGGGCTGATGCACACCTTCATCATGTGGGGCTTTCTCACCCTGCTGATCGGCACCACGATCCTCGGGATCGACATGGACGGCTACCGGCTCGTGACCGGGCTGCTCGGCGAGGAGCAGTCGTTCTTCGTCGGCGATTTCTACCTCTCCTACTCGTTGATAATGGACGCGCTCGGCTTCCTGTTCGTGGTCGGACTGGGGATGGCGATCTACCGCCGACACGTCGTTCGGACCGACCGGCTTTGGGGTCGTCACACCAGCCTCGAGGACGGCGGCTTCGTCTGGGTGCTCTTCTTCCTCGGCGTGGGTGGCTACCTCCTCGAAGGCCTCCGCATCCTCGCGACCGGCTTCCCGAGCTTCGAGACGGTGAGCTTCGTCGGCTGGTTCGTCGCGGACGCCCTCCGCGCCGCCGGCGTCTCCCAGAGCCTCGCGACCGCCCTCTACCCGGCGGCGTGGTGGTCGCATTCACTCTTGGCGCTCGGGTTCGTCGCGTGGGTCCCCTACGCCAAACCCTTCCACATGATCTCGAGCTTCGCGAACGTCGTGACCCGCGACGAGAAGGCCGGTGTTCGTCTGCCGGGGGTGCCCGCAGACGCCGCGCCCGACGAGATCGGCTTCACCGAAGTGGAGGACATGTCCTGGCGACAGCGCCTCGACCACGACGCCTGCACCAAGTGCGGCCGGTGTTCGTCGGTCTGCCCCGCGAAGGCGGCGGGCCGGCCGCTCGATCCACGGAACGTGATCCTCGACCTGAAGAACTACCGCGAGTCGGTGGACGCGGGCGGCGAGACGAAGGACATCGTGGCCGACGGCGGTACGAGCGTGATCGACTCCCGGACGATGGAGTCGTGCATGTCGTGTATGGCCTGCATGGACGCCTGTCCCGTCGACATCGAACACGTCCCGCAGTTCACGGAGATGAACCGCCGGCTGACCGAGATGGGCGAGATGGACGACAACGTTCAAGAAACCATGATGGACGTCTTCCAGCAGGGCAACTCCTTCGGCGACCCCGAACGCAAACGCCCCGACTGGGTCGAGGCGCTGGATTTCGAGGTGCCCGACGCCCGCGATCAGGAGGTCGAGTACCTCTGGTACGTCGGCGACTACCCCTCCTACGACGAGCGCAACAGACGAGTGGCACGCTCGCTCGCGACCATCCTCGAACACTCCGGGGTCTCCTACGGGATCCTCTACGAGGACGAGCAGAACGACGGCAACGACGTTCGGCGAGTCGGTGAGGAGGGCCTCTATGAGATGCTCGCCGAGGACAACGCCGCCGCGTTCGAGGCGTGTGAGTTCGAGAAACTCGTTTGTACCGACCCCCACAGCTACAACACGTTCGAGAACGAGTATCCCGAACTCGACGGCGTCGAGTGGAACGCCGAGGGCGAGATCGACGTCCACCACTACACCCAGGTGGTGCAGGAACTCGCGGAGACCGGACGGATCGACCTCTCCGGAACCGAACTCGACTATACCGTCACTTACCACGACCCGTGCCACCTCGGCCGGATGAACGACGAGTTCGAGGCCCCGCGCGACCTGATCCGCCGAACCGGGTGTACGCTCGACGAGATGCCCAGGAACCGGGCGAACTCGTTTTGCTGTGGTGGCGGCGGTGGCGGGCTCTGGATGGACTTCGACGAGGAGCCCAAACCCAGCGAGGAGCGCCTCCGGGAGGCCCTAGAGGACACGGATGCGGGGTCGGGAGTCGAGAAGTTCGTCGTCGCCTGCCCGATGTGCATGACGATGTACGAGGACGGTCGCAAGACGGGGAACTTCGAGGAGGAGATCGAAGTCGTCGGGCTCTCCGAACTCCTCGCCGAGGCGATCGAGGCCGGTGGACGAACGGGACCGAACTCGGGGACGGGAACCGACTCGACGGCGGGGACGGCACCGGCCGACGACTGA
- a CDS encoding energy-coupling factor transporter transmembrane component T family protein, translating to MTLAYEPGDSVAHRLDPRTKLAVQVGFAVAAFAHTTPRGLVVATGIAAVVLAAASTSPVDSLLEVRYALPFLVAGPAVAALTLGPPWVALSEASGPALASYRVLLVLVVSTAYVRTTPVRDSRAAIQRTIPGRTGRLLGVGVALVFRFLPVLLADLRGARTAMRARLGTERPLVERMRIVAAAGVGRAFGRADRLGLALRARCFAWNPTLPALHLSRLDGPALLVAGGLLAWAAV from the coding sequence GTGACCCTGGCGTACGAACCCGGCGACTCGGTTGCTCACCGGCTCGACCCGCGAACGAAGCTCGCCGTTCAGGTGGGGTTCGCGGTCGCGGCGTTCGCCCACACCACCCCGCGTGGGCTCGTCGTCGCGACCGGCATCGCGGCCGTCGTCCTCGCCGCCGCGTCGACCTCACCGGTCGACTCGCTCCTCGAGGTGCGGTACGCGCTCCCCTTCCTCGTCGCCGGGCCGGCGGTCGCGGCGCTCACGCTCGGCCCGCCGTGGGTCGCCCTCTCCGAGGCCAGCGGACCGGCGCTGGCGAGCTACCGGGTCCTGCTCGTGCTGGTGGTGAGCACGGCCTACGTCCGGACGACGCCGGTCCGGGATTCGCGCGCCGCGATCCAGCGGACGATCCCGGGGCGGACGGGCCGGCTGCTCGGGGTCGGCGTGGCGCTGGTCTTTCGGTTCCTGCCGGTGTTGTTGGCCGACCTCAGGGGCGCGCGAACGGCGATGCGGGCGCGTCTCGGCACCGAACGTCCGCTGGTCGAACGGATGCGGATCGTCGCCGCCGCGGGCGTCGGGCGGGCGTTCGGGCGGGCCGATCGGCTGGGACTCGCGCTCCGTGCCCGGTGTTTCGCGTGGAACCCGACGCTTCCGGCCCTCCACCTGTCCAGGCTCGACGGCCCCGCCCTCCTCGTCGCGGGCGGCTTGCTCGCGTGGGCGGCGGTCTGA
- a CDS encoding energy-coupling factor ABC transporter ATP-binding protein yields MIETRDLVHRYGDGEDGSARPAVDGVSISIDDGEFVALAGPNGSGKTSLVRLFNGLLTPDSGSVAVNGVPVADDLVAARSTVAMTFQDPKDGFVAATVGADVAFGPENLGLPRETIDRRVERALSAVRLAGREDDRIDRLSGGEQARVAIAGALAMDPDHLILDEPFAGLDEPARASVLDRLAALSADGTSIVVVTHDLRDLFGLADRVVVLRDGRVALDAAPESARDRLARLDVRVPVRGADP; encoded by the coding sequence ATGATCGAGACCCGCGACCTCGTCCATCGCTATGGCGACGGGGAAGACGGAAGCGCTCGACCGGCGGTCGACGGCGTCTCGATCTCCATCGACGACGGCGAGTTCGTGGCGCTCGCGGGCCCTAACGGCTCGGGGAAGACGAGCCTGGTGCGGCTGTTCAACGGGCTGCTCACACCCGATTCGGGCTCCGTCGCGGTCAACGGGGTCCCGGTGGCCGACGACCTCGTGGCCGCCCGGAGCACGGTGGCGATGACGTTTCAGGACCCGAAGGACGGTTTCGTCGCTGCGACGGTCGGCGCGGACGTCGCGTTCGGGCCGGAGAACCTGGGGCTCCCGAGGGAGACGATCGACCGGCGGGTCGAGCGGGCGCTCTCGGCGGTTCGGCTGGCGGGGCGCGAGGACGACCGGATCGACCGGCTCTCGGGCGGCGAGCAGGCGAGAGTCGCGATCGCTGGCGCGCTCGCGATGGATCCGGATCACCTGATACTCGACGAGCCGTTCGCGGGGCTCGACGAACCCGCACGGGCGTCGGTCCTCGACAGGTTGGCCGCGCTCTCGGCCGACGGGACGAGCATCGTTGTCGTGACTCACGACCTCCGTGATCTCTTCGGGCTCGCCGATCGGGTAGTTGTCCTGCGTGACGGTCGGGTCGCGCTCGACGCCGCACCCGAGAGCGCCCGCGACCGACTGGCGAGGCTCGACGTGCGGGTTCCGGTCCGCGGAGCGGACCCGTGA